One region of Anaeromyxobacter paludicola genomic DNA includes:
- a CDS encoding glycosyltransferase: MRALRGRDIVCFSNDWDGDPLSKTHIMRILARDNRVLWVNSLGNRAPRASAHDVRRAWEKLRDAARGVREVEPNLHVLPPLYVPAYGSEAIQAFNRVALRLQVLGAMRRLRMRRPISWSYLPTAAAVAGTLGEELVVYHVVDQFSAFSDASPAVAALEERLLRRADLVIASAEPLREAKARVNPRTVLVRHGVDFEHFRKALLPETRVPEDLARLPGPVIGFHGLVADWIDLELVRAVADAFPRASVALVGRCVTSTDPLAGARNVHLLGRRPYADLPGYCKGMAVAITPFRQNELALHANPLKAREYVAAGLPNVCTDLPELRAIAGCTVTRTRAEFLEAVGRALAEGGPRAAQSERMRAESWEARVDELRGHVAALLDGRRAA; encoded by the coding sequence GTGCGAGCACTCCGGGGCCGGGACATCGTCTGCTTCTCGAACGACTGGGACGGGGATCCGCTCTCCAAGACCCACATCATGCGGATCCTGGCGCGCGACAACCGGGTGCTCTGGGTGAACTCCCTAGGCAACCGGGCGCCGCGGGCCAGCGCCCACGACGTCCGGCGCGCCTGGGAGAAGCTGCGCGACGCGGCCCGCGGCGTGCGCGAGGTGGAGCCGAACCTGCACGTGCTGCCGCCGCTCTACGTCCCGGCCTACGGCTCGGAGGCGATCCAGGCCTTCAACAGGGTCGCGCTGCGGCTCCAGGTGCTCGGCGCGATGCGGCGCCTGCGCATGCGCCGCCCCATCAGCTGGTCCTACCTGCCGACGGCGGCGGCGGTGGCGGGCACGCTCGGCGAGGAGCTGGTCGTCTACCACGTGGTGGACCAGTTCTCGGCCTTCAGCGACGCCTCGCCGGCGGTGGCGGCGCTCGAGGAGCGGCTGCTCCGGCGCGCCGACCTCGTCATCGCGAGCGCCGAGCCCCTGCGCGAGGCCAAGGCCCGGGTGAACCCGCGCACCGTGCTCGTGCGCCACGGCGTGGACTTCGAGCACTTCCGCAAGGCGCTCCTGCCCGAGACCCGCGTCCCCGAGGACCTGGCGCGCCTGCCGGGGCCGGTGATCGGGTTCCACGGCCTCGTCGCCGACTGGATCGACCTCGAGCTCGTCCGGGCGGTGGCCGACGCCTTCCCGCGGGCGTCGGTGGCGCTGGTGGGCCGGTGCGTCACCTCCACCGACCCGCTCGCGGGCGCGCGCAACGTCCACCTCCTCGGCCGCCGTCCCTACGCCGACCTCCCCGGCTACTGCAAGGGGATGGCGGTGGCGATCACCCCCTTCCGGCAGAACGAGCTCGCGCTGCACGCCAACCCGCTCAAGGCGCGCGAGTACGTCGCCGCCGGCCTCCCGAACGTCTGCACCGACCTCCCCGAGCTCCGGGCCATCGCCGGCTGCACGGTGACGCGCACCCGCGCGGAGTTCCTGGAGGCGGTGGGGCGAGCCCTCGCCGAGGGCGGGCCGCGGGCGGCGCAGTCGGAGCGGATGCGCGCCGAGAGCTGGGAGGCGAGGGTGGACGAGCTGCGCGGCCACGTGGCGGCGCTCCTCGACGGCCGCAGGGCCGCGTGA
- a CDS encoding polysaccharide deacetylase family protein — protein sequence MAERADDSPRWILQRTAKAALAGALCSAGARWAVNAWRRRLAGGGRVIILSYHRVTLDFRADAQQSLPSLLISAQTLKRQLEQLARERDLVSLGDACRLLRERAPRRAARDAVAITFDDGYQGCHDFGLPVLEALRVPATMFVPTGYLGTARRLPHDRLLASLRELRRRGLTPGQAGLAPPLQAALDRCAGPGPTTTMERLIAALPHDALEAVAAALEARLGMAEEELEPGTRIMGWPEARALEAAGVELGGHTVSHAVLANLPPARARAEIEGSFRDLAERLGHRPRHFAYPNGYHTPAVRRMVAEAGYEAAVTTEDVENRRGGDPLRLKRKVLWENSTLGAAGYSEALASCNLEGVFGTIGLQRPVSGERPDAPDAAEGRVAG from the coding sequence ATGGCGGAGCGGGCCGACGACAGTCCGAGGTGGATCCTGCAGCGGACCGCGAAGGCGGCGCTGGCGGGCGCGCTCTGCTCCGCCGGGGCGCGCTGGGCGGTGAACGCCTGGCGCCGGCGGCTCGCCGGGGGCGGCCGGGTGATCATCCTCTCCTACCACCGCGTCACGCTCGACTTCCGGGCCGACGCCCAGCAGTCGCTCCCGTCGCTGCTCATCTCGGCGCAGACGCTGAAGCGGCAGCTCGAGCAGCTCGCCCGCGAGCGGGACCTGGTCTCGCTCGGGGACGCGTGCCGGCTCCTGCGGGAGCGGGCGCCGCGCCGCGCGGCGCGGGACGCCGTGGCGATCACCTTCGACGACGGCTACCAGGGCTGTCACGACTTCGGCCTGCCGGTGCTGGAGGCGCTCCGGGTCCCGGCGACGATGTTCGTGCCGACGGGCTACCTCGGCACCGCGCGGCGGCTCCCGCACGACCGGCTGCTGGCGAGCCTCCGCGAGCTGCGGCGGCGGGGGCTCACGCCGGGCCAGGCGGGGCTCGCGCCGCCGCTCCAGGCCGCGCTCGACCGCTGCGCCGGCCCGGGGCCCACGACCACCATGGAGCGGCTCATCGCGGCCCTGCCGCACGACGCGCTCGAGGCGGTGGCGGCCGCGCTCGAGGCGCGGCTCGGGATGGCGGAGGAGGAGCTGGAGCCGGGCACCCGGATCATGGGCTGGCCGGAGGCCCGGGCGCTGGAGGCGGCCGGCGTGGAGCTCGGCGGCCACACCGTGAGCCACGCGGTCCTCGCCAACCTGCCGCCGGCCCGGGCCCGCGCCGAGATCGAGGGCTCGTTCCGCGACCTGGCGGAGCGGCTCGGCCACCGGCCGCGCCACTTCGCCTACCCGAACGGCTACCACACCCCGGCCGTGCGCCGGATGGTGGCCGAGGCGGGCTACGAGGCCGCGGTGACCACCGAGGACGTCGAGAACCGCCGCGGGGGCGATCCGCTCCGGCTGAAGCGCAAGGTGCTCTGGGAGAACAGCACGCTCGGCGCCGCCGGCTACAGCGAGGCCCTCGCGAGCTGCAACCTGGAGGGCGTCTTCGGGACCATCGGGCTGCAGCGGCCGGTGAGCGGCGAGCGGCCGGACGCGCCCGACGCGGCGGAGGGGAGGGTGGCCGGTTGA
- a CDS encoding fumarate reductase/succinate dehydrogenase flavoprotein subunit: MTELNSKIPAGPLEKKWDEHKAHLKLVNPANKRKHTVIVVGTGLAGASAAASLGEMGYKVLSFCFQDSPRRAHSIAAQGGINAAKNYQNDGDSIYRLFYDTIKGGDFRAREANVYRLAQVSVNIIDQCVAQGVPFGREYSGTLGNRSFGGAQVSRTFYARGQTGQQLLLGAYQALMKQVQAGTVVHHSRREMLELVVIDGRARGIVTRNLVTGKIESHVADAVVLCTGGYGNVFYLSTNAKGCNGTAIWRAHRKGAFFGNPCYTQIHPTCIPKSGDYQSKLTLMSESLRNDGRVWVPKKKGDHRPPNEIPEDERDYYLERVYPSFGNLAPRDVSSRQAKYACDEGRGVGPGGLGVYLDFGDGIKRLGKRVIDERYGNLFEMYERITGEDPHVVPMRIYPAVHYTMGGLWVDYNLMSSIPGLFVGGEANFSDHGANRLGASALMQGLADGYFVLPYTVSDYIASGGLSKVDTNHAAVKDAEREVQGRMDKFLAIGGKHSVDHFHKALGNVLWEDCGMARSKESLERALEEIPKLEQQFWSDLRVTGTGSELNQELEKAGRVADFFELAQLMCYDALKREESCGGHFRVEHQTPDGEAKRNDAEFAYVSAWEWKGPNETPVLHKEPLVYENIQLATRSYK; encoded by the coding sequence ATGACCGAACTCAACTCGAAGATCCCGGCTGGTCCCCTCGAGAAGAAGTGGGACGAGCACAAGGCGCACCTCAAGCTCGTCAACCCGGCCAACAAGCGGAAGCACACCGTCATCGTGGTCGGCACCGGCCTCGCCGGGGCCTCCGCGGCCGCCTCGCTCGGCGAGATGGGCTACAAGGTCCTGTCCTTCTGCTTCCAGGACAGCCCGCGCCGCGCCCACTCGATCGCCGCGCAGGGCGGCATCAACGCCGCCAAGAACTACCAGAACGACGGCGACAGCATCTACCGGCTGTTCTACGACACCATCAAGGGCGGCGACTTCCGCGCCCGCGAGGCGAACGTCTACCGGCTCGCGCAGGTGTCGGTGAACATCATCGACCAGTGCGTCGCGCAGGGCGTGCCGTTCGGCCGCGAGTACAGCGGCACGCTCGGCAACCGCTCCTTCGGCGGCGCGCAGGTGTCGCGCACCTTCTACGCCCGCGGCCAGACCGGCCAGCAGCTGCTCCTCGGCGCCTACCAGGCGCTCATGAAGCAGGTGCAGGCGGGCACGGTGGTGCACCACTCGCGGCGCGAGATGCTGGAGCTGGTGGTGATCGACGGCCGCGCCCGCGGCATCGTCACCCGCAACCTCGTCACCGGGAAGATCGAGTCGCACGTCGCCGACGCGGTGGTGCTCTGCACCGGCGGCTACGGCAACGTCTTCTACCTCTCGACCAACGCCAAGGGCTGCAACGGCACGGCGATCTGGCGGGCCCACCGCAAGGGCGCCTTCTTCGGGAACCCCTGCTACACGCAGATCCACCCCACCTGCATCCCGAAGTCGGGCGACTACCAGTCGAAGCTCACGCTGATGAGCGAGTCGCTCCGCAACGACGGGCGCGTCTGGGTGCCGAAGAAGAAGGGCGACCACCGCCCGCCCAACGAGATCCCCGAGGACGAGCGCGACTACTACCTCGAGCGCGTCTACCCGTCCTTCGGCAACCTCGCCCCGCGCGACGTCTCCAGCCGGCAGGCCAAGTACGCCTGCGACGAGGGGCGCGGCGTGGGCCCGGGCGGCCTCGGCGTCTACCTGGACTTCGGGGACGGCATCAAGCGGCTCGGCAAGCGCGTCATCGACGAGCGCTACGGCAACCTGTTCGAGATGTACGAGCGGATCACCGGTGAGGACCCGCACGTCGTCCCGATGCGCATCTACCCGGCGGTCCACTACACGATGGGCGGCCTCTGGGTGGACTACAACCTCATGAGCTCCATCCCGGGGCTCTTCGTGGGCGGCGAGGCCAACTTCTCCGACCACGGCGCCAACCGGCTCGGGGCGAGCGCGCTCATGCAGGGGCTCGCCGACGGCTACTTCGTCCTCCCCTACACGGTGAGCGACTACATCGCCTCCGGCGGGCTCTCCAAGGTGGACACCAACCACGCGGCGGTGAAGGACGCCGAGCGCGAGGTCCAGGGCCGCATGGACAAGTTCCTCGCCATCGGCGGCAAGCACAGCGTCGATCACTTCCACAAGGCGCTCGGCAACGTCCTGTGGGAGGACTGCGGCATGGCCCGCAGCAAGGAGAGCCTGGAGCGGGCGCTCGAGGAGATCCCGAAGCTCGAGCAGCAGTTCTGGAGCGACCTGCGCGTCACCGGCACCGGCTCCGAGCTGAACCAGGAGCTGGAGAAGGCCGGCCGCGTGGCCGACTTCTTCGAGCTGGCGCAGCTCATGTGCTACGACGCCCTCAAGCGCGAGGAGTCGTGCGGCGGCCACTTCCGCGTCGAGCACCAGACGCCGGACGGCGAGGCGAAGCGCAACGACGCGGAGTTCGCCTACGTGTCCGCCTGGGAGTGGAAGGGGCCCAACGAGACCCCGGTGCTGCACAAGGAACCCCTCGTCTACGAGAACATCCAGCTCGCCACCCGGAGCTACAAGTGA
- a CDS encoding glycosyltransferase family 4 protein, producing the protein MKIALVGNWPPPHGGIAVHVAGLARALRQRGARVRVLDIGEGDHAGPELVRARGPAAFGAALAQAAVEGWLLHVHTNGANVKSWLVALSAGRARRPFGPRGVLTIHSGHCPPWLAAAADRRLLARAACAGYGKVVAVSEAIAAGLAGAGVPRRVLTVLSPFSPSLAEPGAPPPELAAIRARHAPLYCAALAPGPTYGEDLLVPAFEQVRAGAPRAGLVVFGPGTRAGLAARRGASAGIHALGELEHPAAVATVRGCDVFVRPSRTDGDSVSVREALALGRVVVASDVGHRPPGCLLFPSGDVAALAALLAEAGRSPAPRAGVAPLRDPVDDLWAIYAALQGGPPLPSGGRVGARAPTL; encoded by the coding sequence TTGAAGATCGCGCTGGTCGGCAACTGGCCGCCGCCGCACGGCGGGATCGCGGTCCACGTGGCCGGGCTGGCGCGCGCGCTCAGGCAGCGCGGCGCGCGGGTGCGCGTCCTCGACATCGGGGAGGGGGATCACGCCGGCCCGGAGCTGGTGCGGGCCCGCGGCCCGGCGGCCTTCGGCGCCGCGCTGGCGCAGGCCGCCGTGGAGGGCTGGCTCCTGCACGTCCACACCAACGGCGCCAACGTGAAGAGCTGGCTCGTCGCCCTCTCCGCCGGGCGGGCGCGGCGGCCGTTCGGCCCGCGCGGCGTCCTCACCATCCACTCCGGCCACTGCCCGCCCTGGCTCGCCGCCGCCGCGGACCGGCGGCTCCTCGCCCGGGCCGCCTGCGCCGGCTACGGGAAGGTGGTGGCGGTGAGCGAGGCCATCGCCGCCGGTCTGGCCGGCGCCGGGGTGCCGCGCCGGGTCCTGACGGTGCTCTCGCCCTTCTCGCCCTCCCTCGCCGAGCCGGGCGCGCCGCCGCCGGAGCTCGCCGCGATCCGGGCGCGCCACGCGCCGCTCTACTGCGCCGCGCTGGCGCCGGGGCCCACCTACGGCGAGGACCTGCTCGTGCCCGCGTTCGAGCAGGTCCGGGCCGGCGCGCCCCGCGCCGGGCTGGTGGTGTTCGGGCCGGGCACCCGCGCCGGGCTCGCCGCGCGCCGCGGCGCCTCGGCCGGGATCCACGCCCTCGGCGAGCTCGAGCACCCCGCCGCCGTGGCGACGGTGCGCGGCTGCGACGTCTTCGTCCGCCCGAGCCGCACCGACGGGGACTCGGTCAGCGTGCGCGAGGCGCTCGCGCTCGGGCGGGTGGTGGTGGCGAGCGACGTCGGCCACCGGCCCCCCGGGTGCCTCCTGTTCCCGTCCGGAGACGTGGCCGCCCTGGCGGCGCTGCTGGCCGAGGCCGGGCGGTCGCCGGCCCCGCGCGCCGGCGTCGCCCCGCTGCGCGACCCGGTGGACGACCTGTGGGCCATCTACGCGGCCCTGCAGGGCGGTCCCCCCCTTCCGAGCGGTGGCCGCGTCGGAGCGCGAGCGCCCACCTTGTAG
- a CDS encoding O-antigen ligase family protein codes for MAQVGAAGLGWAAPRDGGAAARAAARWGALAQAGALLFVAQLYASPAYWFPTVEVLRLGLAATLLGGGAVLARRLVSGERLRLGGPAALLLFGYAAIAWLSVLWSIDPAASRAAGLEIAKLLVVYVAVLNALDTPARIRTFLAVGAVASLAPAVGGVRTWLAGDHLVEGTRTHWAGIYADPNRLAMGLVVALPFAIAAFGATRRRWLRALLGAAVAAQLAAIVLTGSRSGIVAAALALGLTLLRGRLSSVLKGMVVTAGLVAAVLAFAPRTFWERSSTFSDLSADASVEGRENAWKVLGSIVDQRPLNGVGAGGFIHAWDRYAPLSAGGHHLVAHNIFMEILGELGVFALLAFFGWVGVVLWRTWRAGADPVLGREARAVFAALAGYLLCELVNGYSYSYSLYFLFAVGLATSRLAALHGRMAAAERAA; via the coding sequence ATGGCGCAGGTGGGAGCGGCCGGGCTCGGCTGGGCGGCGCCGCGGGACGGCGGGGCCGCCGCGCGGGCCGCGGCGCGCTGGGGCGCCCTGGCGCAGGCCGGCGCGCTGCTCTTCGTGGCGCAGCTCTACGCCAGCCCCGCTTACTGGTTCCCGACCGTCGAGGTGCTGCGGCTCGGGCTCGCGGCGACGCTCCTCGGCGGCGGCGCGGTCCTGGCCCGGCGGCTGGTCTCGGGCGAGCGGCTCCGGCTCGGCGGCCCGGCGGCGCTGCTCCTCTTCGGCTACGCCGCCATCGCGTGGCTCTCCGTGCTCTGGTCGATCGACCCCGCCGCCTCGCGCGCGGCGGGCCTCGAGATCGCGAAGCTCCTCGTGGTCTACGTGGCGGTGCTGAACGCGCTCGACACGCCGGCGCGGATCCGGACCTTCCTGGCCGTGGGCGCGGTGGCGTCGCTCGCCCCCGCGGTCGGCGGCGTGCGGACCTGGCTCGCCGGCGACCACCTCGTCGAGGGGACGCGCACCCACTGGGCCGGCATCTACGCCGACCCGAACCGGCTCGCCATGGGGCTCGTGGTCGCGCTCCCGTTCGCGATCGCCGCCTTCGGCGCGACCCGCCGCCGCTGGCTGCGGGCGCTGCTCGGCGCGGCCGTCGCGGCGCAGCTCGCCGCCATCGTCCTCACCGGCTCGCGCTCCGGCATCGTCGCCGCGGCGCTGGCGCTCGGGCTCACCCTCCTGCGCGGCCGGCTCTCCTCGGTGCTGAAGGGGATGGTGGTGACGGCGGGCCTGGTGGCGGCGGTGCTCGCCTTCGCGCCGCGGACCTTCTGGGAGCGCTCGAGCACCTTCTCCGACCTCTCCGCCGACGCCTCGGTGGAGGGGCGCGAGAACGCGTGGAAGGTGCTGGGCTCGATCGTCGATCAGCGCCCGCTCAACGGCGTGGGCGCCGGCGGCTTCATCCACGCCTGGGACCGGTACGCGCCGCTCTCGGCGGGCGGCCACCACCTCGTGGCCCACAACATCTTCATGGAGATCCTGGGCGAGCTGGGCGTCTTCGCCCTGCTCGCGTTCTTCGGCTGGGTCGGCGTGGTGCTCTGGCGGACCTGGCGCGCCGGCGCCGACCCGGTGCTCGGCCGCGAGGCGCGGGCCGTCTTCGCCGCGCTCGCGGGCTACCTCCTCTGCGAGCTCGTGAACGGCTACTCCTACTCCTACTCGCTCTACTTCCTGTTCGCGGTGGGGCTCGCCACCTCCCGGCTGGCGGCGCTGCACGGCCGGATGGCGGCGGCGGAGCGCGCCGCGTGA
- a CDS encoding glycosyltransferase: protein MTGPRKVLVFQNRFLYGGQERQTLLHLRTLDRRRWEPLVACFKAEGEHLAELRALEVPVVEIPIRSLASAGTALEIRRLAARIRRERIALVHAQDFFTNVVGTFAARLAGVPSVVTRVDLAHALDPVRYQLLRAASHLATRVLVNALCIRDLCLRDGVDPSKLVVLRNGLDLAAFDAAAAAPPGPGAPEPGGPLVVNVANMHHPVKGQPDLLQAMRLVLRELPEARLALIGGGARRPALEAQAARLGIAGRVSFLGHRADVPALVARSAVVVSASYAEGISNAVLEGMAARRAVVATAVGGTPELVRDGVTGWLAPPGAPAALAARIRGALRDPIAARRVGQAARRLVAAEFGVEEMRAAYDALYESLAGADAAPPSRWVAAPRRPPAAPRRAEALPADGISP, encoded by the coding sequence GTGACCGGCCCGCGCAAGGTCCTCGTCTTCCAGAACCGCTTCCTCTACGGCGGCCAGGAGCGGCAGACGCTGCTGCACCTCCGCACGCTCGACCGGCGCCGCTGGGAGCCGCTCGTGGCCTGCTTCAAGGCCGAGGGGGAGCACCTCGCCGAGCTGCGCGCGCTCGAGGTGCCGGTGGTGGAGATCCCCATCCGCTCGCTCGCCTCCGCCGGGACGGCGCTCGAGATCCGGCGGCTCGCGGCGCGCATCCGCCGGGAGCGGATCGCCCTCGTCCACGCGCAGGACTTCTTCACCAACGTGGTGGGCACCTTCGCGGCCCGGCTCGCGGGCGTCCCCTCCGTCGTGACGCGGGTGGACCTCGCGCACGCGCTCGACCCGGTCCGCTACCAGCTCCTCCGGGCCGCCTCGCACCTCGCGACGCGGGTGCTCGTGAACGCGCTCTGCATCCGCGACCTCTGCCTGCGCGACGGCGTGGATCCGTCGAAGCTGGTGGTGCTCCGGAACGGGCTCGACCTCGCCGCCTTCGACGCGGCCGCCGCCGCGCCGCCCGGGCCCGGCGCCCCGGAGCCCGGCGGGCCGCTCGTGGTCAACGTCGCCAACATGCACCACCCGGTGAAGGGGCAGCCCGACCTGCTCCAGGCCATGCGGCTCGTGCTCCGCGAGCTCCCCGAGGCGCGGCTCGCGCTCATCGGCGGGGGGGCGCGCCGGCCGGCCCTGGAGGCCCAGGCGGCCCGGCTCGGCATCGCCGGGCGGGTGAGCTTCCTCGGTCACCGCGCCGACGTGCCGGCGCTCGTGGCGCGGTCGGCGGTGGTGGTCTCGGCGAGCTACGCCGAGGGGATCTCGAACGCGGTCCTGGAGGGGATGGCGGCGCGCCGGGCGGTGGTGGCGACCGCGGTCGGCGGGACGCCGGAGCTGGTGCGCGACGGCGTCACCGGCTGGCTCGCCCCCCCCGGCGCCCCGGCCGCGCTGGCGGCCCGGATCCGAGGCGCCCTGCGCGATCCGATCGCCGCCCGCCGCGTAGGCCAGGCGGCGCGCCGCCTCGTGGCCGCCGAGTTCGGCGTGGAGGAGATGCGCGCCGCCTACGACGCGCTCTACGAGTCCCTCGCCGGCGCCGACGCCGCGCCCCCGTCGCGCTGGGTGGCGGCACCGCGGCGCCCGCCGGCCGCGCCGCGTCGGGCGGAGGCACTGCCTGCGGACGGCATCTCGCCCTAG
- a CDS encoding succinate dehydrogenase/fumarate reductase iron-sulfur subunit: MRLTLEIWRQKNGSDPGRFVNYEVEANEHMSFLEMLDVLNQDLITRGEEPVAFDNDCREGICGMCGFLIDGQAHGPNHPGTVCQLHMRFFHDGQKLRLEPWRAAAFPIVKDLVVNRSALDRIIAAGGYNSVRTGSAPEANSILVNKVDSDRAMEAAACIGCGACVAACPNASAALFTGAKVTQLALLPQGQPERYVRVINMAGQIEAEGFGHCTSIGECAAVCPAGIKLETIAQMNKDFIRASLKRRENAPPLTISKTTSPYA, from the coding sequence GTGAGACTGACACTCGAGATCTGGCGCCAGAAGAACGGGTCCGACCCCGGCCGCTTCGTGAACTACGAGGTCGAGGCCAACGAGCACATGTCGTTCCTGGAGATGCTCGACGTCCTCAACCAGGACCTCATCACCCGGGGCGAGGAGCCGGTCGCCTTCGACAACGACTGCCGCGAGGGCATCTGCGGCATGTGCGGCTTCCTCATCGACGGCCAGGCGCACGGCCCGAACCACCCGGGCACGGTCTGCCAGCTGCACATGCGGTTCTTCCATGACGGGCAGAAGCTCCGGCTCGAGCCCTGGCGCGCCGCGGCCTTCCCGATCGTGAAGGACCTGGTCGTGAACCGCAGCGCCCTCGACCGCATCATCGCGGCCGGCGGGTACAACTCGGTCCGCACCGGCTCCGCGCCGGAGGCGAACTCGATCCTGGTGAACAAGGTCGACTCCGACCGGGCCATGGAGGCGGCGGCCTGCATCGGCTGCGGCGCCTGCGTCGCGGCCTGCCCCAACGCCTCGGCGGCCCTCTTCACCGGCGCCAAGGTCACGCAGCTCGCGCTCCTGCCCCAGGGCCAGCCCGAGCGCTACGTCCGCGTGATCAACATGGCGGGCCAGATCGAGGCCGAGGGCTTCGGCCACTGCACCAGCATCGGCGAGTGCGCGGCGGTCTGCCCCGCCGGCATCAAGCTCGAGACCATCGCGCAGATGAACAAGGATTTCATCCGCGCGAGCCTGAAGCGGCGCGAGAACGCCCCGCCGCTCACCATCTCGAAGACGACGTCGCCGTACGCCTAG
- a CDS encoding succinate dehydrogenase cytochrome b subunit, which yields MSVAGTKSIETSAPKPTGALLAFWNNPIGKKALMSLTGIILSLYVLAHLLGNMQIYMGSDVINRYAELLHTNAGLLWTARVVLLVAVGVHAIAGVQLYLSKASTRPIAYAQRVNVVSTTASRTMIWSGILIFAFVIYHVLDLTVGVAHLGQYEEVRPFQNVTSGFTYPLAVVAYVVAMVGIGFHLWHGLYSLFQSLGMSHPRYTPMIQKGAAILATLIALANISVPIAVLTGLLR from the coding sequence ATGAGCGTGGCTGGTACCAAGAGCATCGAGACGTCGGCCCCGAAGCCGACGGGCGCGTTGCTCGCCTTCTGGAACAACCCCATCGGCAAGAAAGCGCTGATGTCGCTGACGGGGATCATCCTGTCCCTGTACGTCCTCGCCCACCTGCTGGGCAACATGCAAATCTACATGGGCTCGGACGTCATCAACCGCTACGCCGAGCTGCTCCACACCAACGCCGGCCTGCTCTGGACGGCCCGGGTGGTCCTGCTCGTCGCCGTGGGGGTGCACGCCATCGCCGGCGTCCAGCTCTACCTCAGCAAGGCGAGCACCCGGCCGATCGCCTACGCGCAGCGGGTGAACGTGGTCTCCACGACCGCGTCGCGGACGATGATCTGGAGCGGCATCCTCATCTTCGCGTTCGTCATCTACCACGTGCTCGACCTCACGGTCGGCGTGGCCCACCTCGGCCAGTACGAGGAGGTGCGGCCCTTCCAGAACGTCACGAGCGGCTTCACCTATCCCCTCGCGGTGGTCGCCTACGTCGTCGCCATGGTCGGCATCGGGTTCCACCTCTGGCACGGGCTCTACAGCCTCTTCCAGTCGCTCGGCATGTCGCACCCGCGCTACACGCCGATGATCCAGAAGGGCGCCGCGATCCTCGCGACGCTCATCGCCCTCGCCAACATCTCCGTCCCGATCGCGGTGCTCACCGGGCTGCTCAGGTAA
- a CDS encoding LOG family protein, producing the protein MSPKSICVFCGSAPGKRPAYVDAARNLGALLARRGITLVYGGSSVGLMGALADSALAAGGRVMGVIPNALEEKEIGHKGLTQLEVVPSMHARKARMAELAEAFVALPGGFGTLEEFAEILTWAQLGLHQKPFGLLDVEGYYRPLTSFFDHAVEEGFVGRAQRDRVAVAADPAALLDLLERAAPPLPGPAWIRPEQT; encoded by the coding sequence ATGTCGCCGAAATCGATTTGCGTCTTCTGCGGTTCGGCGCCTGGGAAGCGGCCGGCGTACGTTGACGCGGCGCGCAACCTCGGCGCGCTCCTCGCCCGGCGCGGCATCACCCTCGTCTACGGCGGCTCGAGCGTGGGGCTCATGGGCGCCCTCGCCGATTCCGCGCTCGCGGCCGGCGGCCGCGTGATGGGCGTCATCCCGAACGCCCTCGAGGAGAAGGAGATCGGGCACAAGGGGCTGACGCAGCTCGAGGTCGTCCCCTCGATGCACGCGCGCAAGGCCCGCATGGCCGAGCTGGCGGAGGCGTTCGTGGCCCTGCCGGGCGGCTTCGGCACGCTCGAGGAGTTCGCCGAGATCCTCACCTGGGCCCAGCTCGGCCTGCACCAGAAGCCGTTCGGGCTCCTCGACGTCGAGGGCTACTACCGGCCGCTCACCTCGTTCTTCGACCACGCCGTGGAGGAGGGCTTCGTCGGCCGGGCGCAGCGCGATCGGGTCGCGGTGGCGGCCGACCCGGCGGCCCTGCTCGACCTGCTGGAGCGGGCCGCGCCGCCCCTGCCGGGTCCGGCGTGGATCCGGCCCGAGCAGACCTGA